A window from Polaromonas hydrogenivorans encodes these proteins:
- a CDS encoding Tll0287-like domain-containing protein has product MRLLLKFNLIFLVVFVAGVIGAGKVSYDLLQSNAKQEVLDHARLTMEKAVAIRTYTNDQIRPLLETQMKYTFLPQTIPAYAATEVLATLAKSFPDFHYKEATLNPTNPRDRAVDWEADIVNRFRSQADQKEFVGERESGTGRTLYIARPLRITNAACLQCHSTVEAAPRTLIDKYGQANGFGWQMNEVVGAQVVSVPMVVPLARAGQAFKVFMASLIGIFVAIGIVLNLMLYLLVIRPVTALSKLANRVSLGELDVPEFATHGRDEIGTLAHSFTRMRHSLDQAIKMLDA; this is encoded by the coding sequence ATGCGCCTTCTACTTAAGTTCAATCTGATCTTCTTAGTTGTCTTCGTCGCCGGTGTGATCGGTGCCGGCAAGGTTTCCTATGACCTACTGCAAAGCAACGCCAAGCAGGAAGTGCTCGACCACGCGCGCCTGACGATGGAAAAGGCGGTGGCGATACGCACTTACACCAACGACCAAATCCGCCCGCTGCTTGAAACGCAGATGAAGTACACCTTCCTGCCCCAGACGATACCGGCCTATGCCGCCACCGAAGTGCTGGCGACGCTGGCCAAAAGCTTCCCCGACTTCCACTACAAGGAAGCGACCCTAAATCCGACCAACCCGCGCGATCGGGCGGTCGACTGGGAAGCCGACATCGTGAATCGTTTTCGCAGCCAGGCCGACCAGAAGGAGTTCGTTGGCGAGCGCGAGTCGGGTACCGGGCGGACGCTCTACATCGCGCGCCCGTTGCGCATCACGAACGCCGCCTGCCTGCAATGCCACAGCACGGTCGAGGCGGCGCCGCGCACGCTGATCGACAAATACGGTCAGGCCAATGGTTTCGGCTGGCAGATGAATGAAGTGGTCGGCGCGCAGGTGGTGTCGGTGCCCATGGTGGTGCCGCTAGCGCGCGCCGGGCAGGCTTTCAAGGTCTTCATGGCTTCGCTCATAGGCATTTTCGTAGCCATCGGCATTGTGTTGAACCTAATGCTCTACCTGCTCGTGATCCGACCGGTGACGGCCCTGTCAAAGCTGGCCAACCGCGTCAGCCTGGGCGAGCTCGATGTCCCGGAATTCGCGACGCATGGGCGTGACGAAATCGGGACGCTAGCGCATTCGTTTACGCGCATGCGTCACAGCCTCGATCAGGCCATAAAAATGCTCGACGCCTAA
- a CDS encoding PP2C family protein-serine/threonine phosphatase: MAERALSVAFAALSQTGRRPCNEDAFGYWEGAGCVVAVLCDGAGGHGGGQAASRTAVTHVLEAFALHPEVSLNALQQLVQGANDAVAAQQVAGTLTADMRTTIVVLLLDLYSGAALWAHAGDSRLYHWHDARLLGRTRDQSLEQRLRDAGLKATVTASGQLTSALGSPEGFDFEVLQTPQVLASGDALLLCSDGLWSAFDDVAMARSVVGCSGAQAWLERLEAGVQQADRSDQDNYSALAIWCAAG; the protein is encoded by the coding sequence ATGGCCGAACGGGCGTTGAGCGTCGCGTTCGCCGCGCTGTCGCAAACCGGCCGGCGCCCGTGCAACGAAGATGCGTTCGGCTATTGGGAAGGCGCCGGCTGCGTGGTGGCCGTCCTGTGCGATGGCGCTGGCGGGCACGGCGGCGGCCAGGCGGCATCGCGCACGGCCGTGACGCATGTGCTTGAAGCCTTCGCGCTCCATCCCGAGGTCAGCTTGAATGCGCTTCAACAGCTTGTCCAGGGGGCGAACGATGCAGTCGCCGCGCAACAGGTTGCCGGCACCCTGACTGCCGACATGCGCACCACCATCGTCGTGCTGCTGCTCGACCTGTACAGCGGAGCGGCGCTGTGGGCCCATGCCGGCGATTCGCGCCTGTACCACTGGCATGACGCCCGATTGCTCGGGCGCACGCGCGATCAAAGCCTCGAACAGCGCTTGCGCGACGCCGGACTGAAGGCGACCGTCACCGCCTCGGGGCAGCTGACTTCGGCGCTCGGCTCGCCCGAAGGCTTCGACTTCGAGGTCCTGCAAACCCCGCAAGTGCTCGCTTCCGGCGATGCGCTGCTGCTGTGCAGCGACGGCCTGTGGTCGGCCTTCGACGATGTTGCGATGGCGCGCAGCGTGGTCGGCTGCAGCGGCGCCCAGGCCTGGCTCGAGCGCCTCGAAGCGGGCGTGCAGCAAGCCGACCGCAGCGACCAGGACAACTATTCGGCGCTCGCGATCT
- the tagH gene encoding type VI secretion system-associated FHA domain protein TagH — MPAEFRPTCGVPSAEFEIAMIALRVTRRPGATEPDATALALPPEGLTIGRSVDCGLALADPLRMVSRQHAQVIAVGQAARVRCISSSAPLWVNGMQLDPGGEHALLVGDRLRIGGFELAVEPVAATAAQRSRLDRWFDLDEALDPLAAESPLPAIAPSPEAAATSAVVSWQTSRHVVRTATPLPSAPLMPPATPPLQAPVPVVTSRPPPAAAAGSTPPASFPPASAPAGRPAASGLHPTPAEIPAAQSVARPSATQAPELLELAAAFARGAGLGAPVALLTPAWMEHLGALLRATAEGTLALLQSRAVAKRHMRAEGTHIAPRQNNPLKFSPDATEALTRMLQRDASPGFLDPVAALHDAHHDLLIHQVAMVAGMRAAVFELFSRLGPEAAENGEGPAHGMSRLPLLRAAALWQRHRMQHAQLLEHLDDDFETIFGREFLRAYEAQSHLGDDANPTPPEAPWPNGR; from the coding sequence ATGCCCGCCGAGTTCAGGCCGACTTGTGGCGTGCCCTCGGCTGAATTCGAAATCGCCATGATCGCGCTGCGTGTCACGCGCCGACCTGGCGCCACCGAACCCGATGCGACGGCGCTTGCGTTGCCGCCCGAGGGCCTCACGATCGGCCGCTCCGTCGATTGCGGCCTGGCGCTGGCTGACCCGCTGCGCATGGTGTCGCGCCAGCATGCACAAGTGATCGCGGTCGGCCAGGCCGCGCGCGTACGCTGCATCAGCAGCAGCGCACCCTTGTGGGTGAACGGCATGCAGCTCGACCCGGGCGGCGAACATGCCCTGTTGGTAGGCGACCGCTTGCGCATCGGCGGGTTCGAGCTCGCCGTCGAGCCCGTGGCGGCGACGGCTGCGCAGCGCTCGCGTCTGGATCGCTGGTTCGATCTGGACGAAGCGCTCGATCCGCTCGCTGCCGAATCGCCGCTGCCGGCCATTGCACCTTCGCCCGAGGCGGCGGCAACCAGCGCGGTGGTGTCCTGGCAGACGAGTCGGCATGTCGTGCGCACCGCCACACCGTTGCCGAGTGCGCCCTTGATGCCACCGGCAACGCCGCCCCTGCAGGCCCCTGTGCCAGTAGTGACATCCCGGCCACCGCCCGCCGCGGCAGCCGGATCGACACCGCCAGCGTCTTTTCCGCCGGCGTCGGCGCCAGCTGGCCGTCCGGCTGCCTCGGGCTTGCACCCGACCCCCGCAGAAATCCCTGCAGCGCAGAGCGTCGCGCGACCTTCGGCAACGCAGGCGCCAGAACTGCTTGAGCTTGCGGCGGCTTTCGCTCGCGGCGCCGGCCTTGGCGCCCCGGTGGCGCTGCTCACGCCGGCCTGGATGGAACACCTCGGCGCGCTGCTGCGGGCGACGGCTGAAGGCACGCTTGCGCTGCTGCAAAGCCGCGCGGTCGCGAAACGCCACATGCGCGCCGAGGGTACGCACATCGCGCCGCGCCAGAACAACCCCCTGAAGTTCTCGCCGGACGCGACCGAAGCGTTGACTCGAATGCTGCAGCGTGACGCGAGCCCCGGCTTCCTCGACCCCGTGGCGGCGTTGCACGACGCGCATCACGACCTGCTGATACACCAAGTGGCGATGGTGGCCGGCATGCGCGCGGCGGTGTTCGAGCTCTTCTCCCGGCTGGGTCCCGAGGCAGCCGAGAACGGGGAGGGGCCGGCGCACGGTATGTCTCGCCTGCCCTTGCTCCGCGCCGCGGCCCTCTGGCAGCGCCACCGAATGCAGCACGCTCAGTTGCTCGAGCACCTGGATGACGACTTCGAGACGATCTTTGGACGGGAATTCCTGCGTGCCTATGAAGCCCAGTCGCACCTCGGCGACGACGCCAACCCCACACCGCCGGAGGCTCCATGGCCGAACGGGCGTTGA
- a CDS encoding serine/threonine-protein kinase, with product MTAPTPSCVGPYLIRGVIGSGAMGMVYLAHDPAIDRPVAIKTIHRRLLESSDDEPNVAARFRVEAKAAGRLTHRNIVQVYQFGEENDCAYIVMEYVAGRNLRDYIQAPRKLEVAHVLCLMLQLLDGLHYAHERGIVHRDIKPENLLIADDGRLKITDFGIARTESSNLTRGTSVIGSPGYIAPEQYTDRDVDRRVDVFSAGVLLYQMLSGSTPFSGTDQAIMYKIVYEPHKPLSQVMNDVALEPFDAVLDRALAKDPAQRYSSALAMRTALTALATQALPDVLPADIVLAPRHEGLEAKPAVAPERGSSGSCGPEFRPAASPGSSASISPTPSKSLPGTGASSVPVPTGWDTAALAQVERELAEHVGPVARVLVRRAARGLTSLAAVRQAVAGSIVDFEARERFLAKAGAPRTNAAVSAAATQSQATQAGGEAPSGVPMRQGDVDRAAAALLSSLGPIARVVAKRCAANSQTREQFVARVIEQLTPSIDARRVQADLWRALG from the coding sequence ATGACCGCACCCACCCCATCTTGTGTCGGTCCGTACCTGATCCGCGGCGTGATCGGCTCGGGCGCGATGGGCATGGTGTACCTGGCGCACGACCCAGCCATCGACCGTCCGGTGGCGATCAAGACGATCCACCGTCGCCTGCTCGAATCGAGCGACGACGAACCGAACGTGGCAGCGCGCTTTCGTGTAGAAGCCAAGGCGGCAGGGCGACTGACGCACCGCAACATCGTCCAGGTCTACCAGTTCGGCGAAGAAAACGACTGCGCCTATATCGTCATGGAGTACGTCGCCGGGCGAAACCTGCGCGACTATATCCAGGCGCCGCGCAAGCTTGAGGTCGCGCACGTGCTGTGCCTGATGCTGCAACTGCTCGACGGCTTGCATTACGCCCACGAGCGCGGCATCGTGCACCGCGATATCAAGCCGGAGAATCTGCTGATTGCCGATGACGGGCGCCTCAAGATCACCGATTTTGGTATCGCGCGAACCGAATCGTCGAATCTGACCCGCGGCACTTCTGTCATCGGGTCGCCCGGCTACATCGCCCCTGAGCAGTACACCGACCGCGACGTTGACCGGCGCGTCGATGTGTTCTCGGCGGGCGTGCTGCTTTATCAGATGCTGAGCGGGTCGACGCCGTTTTCCGGCACGGACCAGGCGATCATGTACAAGATCGTCTACGAGCCGCACAAGCCGCTGAGCCAGGTAATGAACGACGTCGCGCTTGAGCCGTTCGATGCGGTGCTCGACCGAGCGCTGGCGAAGGATCCGGCGCAGCGCTATTCGAGCGCCCTGGCGATGCGAACGGCGCTGACGGCGCTTGCCACGCAGGCGTTGCCAGACGTGCTCCCGGCCGACATCGTGCTTGCTCCCCGGCACGAAGGCCTTGAGGCGAAACCGGCCGTCGCCCCGGAGCGTGGCTCGTCCGGCTCCTGCGGGCCGGAGTTCCGACCGGCCGCGTCGCCAGGCAGCTCGGCATCGATTTCCCCGACGCCCTCGAAGTCGCTGCCCGGCACCGGCGCGTCATCGGTCCCTGTGCCCACCGGATGGGACACTGCGGCGCTGGCGCAGGTCGAACGCGAACTGGCCGAGCATGTCGGGCCTGTGGCGCGCGTGCTGGTGCGCCGCGCCGCACGCGGGTTGACCTCGCTGGCGGCAGTGCGCCAGGCCGTCGCCGGCTCGATCGTCGATTTTGAAGCGCGCGAGCGCTTTTTGGCCAAGGCCGGCGCGCCCCGCACTAATGCTGCGGTATCGGCAGCGGCCACCCAATCCCAGGCCACTCAGGCCGGCGGCGAAGCGCCTAGCGGCGTGCCGATGCGCCAGGGTGATGTCGACAGGGCCGCCGCCGCACTCCTTTCCTCGCTGGGCCCGATTGCGCGGGTGGTTGCCAAGCGCTGCGCAGCGAATTCGCAGACCCGCGAGCAATTCGTCGCCCGCGTGATCGAACAACTCACGCCGAGCATCGATGCCCGCCGAGTTCAGGCCGACTTGTGGCGTGCCCTCGGCTGA